One Halobaculum roseum DNA segment encodes these proteins:
- a CDS encoding endonuclease III domain-containing protein: MPDDEPAENISGGDAGGGRPAAFDSADEPATHPEAVVGALGDLYWQKAYGGQDAFECLVRTILSQNTSDKASQPAHDALMARYGPDGSEWIGDLAASLANAAQDELAETISGAGLYNMKSERIVALAERVVEEYGDADGFDAFVREEDPATVRETLLEMNGVGPKTADCVLLFAGGRDGVFPVDTHVHRISRRMGLAPADADHEGVRTALEEAVPPEKCGFGHTAMIQFGREYCTAREPACLQGPEACPLYDLCDRVGIDELSGEAVDPAEALADGAED; this comes from the coding sequence ATGCCCGACGACGAACCGGCCGAGAACATCAGCGGCGGCGACGCGGGCGGCGGCCGTCCGGCCGCGTTCGACTCGGCCGACGAGCCGGCGACGCACCCCGAGGCCGTCGTCGGCGCCCTCGGCGACCTGTACTGGCAGAAGGCCTACGGCGGACAGGACGCCTTCGAGTGTCTCGTCCGGACGATCCTCTCGCAGAACACCAGCGACAAGGCGAGCCAGCCGGCACACGACGCGCTGATGGCCCGATACGGGCCGGATGGGTCCGAGTGGATAGGTGATCTAGCGGCGTCGCTTGCGAACGCGGCACAGGACGAGTTGGCCGAGACCATCTCGGGCGCCGGACTCTACAACATGAAGTCCGAGCGGATCGTCGCGCTCGCCGAGCGTGTCGTCGAGGAGTACGGCGACGCCGACGGCTTCGACGCGTTCGTTCGCGAGGAAGACCCGGCCACGGTCCGCGAGACGCTGCTCGAAATGAACGGCGTGGGGCCGAAGACCGCCGACTGCGTCCTGCTGTTCGCCGGCGGCCGCGACGGCGTCTTTCCGGTGGACACGCACGTTCACCGGATCTCTCGCCGGATGGGGCTCGCGCCCGCGGACGCGGACCACGAGGGCGTGCGGACCGCACTCGAGGAGGCGGTGCCGCCCGAGAAATGTGGCTTCGGCCACACCGCGATGATCCAGTTCGGGCGGGAGTACTGCACCGCCCGCGAGCCGGCGTGTCTGCAGGGGCCGGAGGCGTGCCCGCTGTACGACCTGTGCGATCGCGTCGGGATCGACGAGCTGTCCGGCGAGGCGGTCGACCCGGCCGAGGCGCTCGCCGACGGCGCCGAGGATT
- a CDS encoding DUF371 domain-containing protein, with product MTDEASSGSDATTTAGPVREVTVRASGHEHVSAEHESTFEVTSDDWLTPAGDCILAVEADATPADVPRSFVEACRSREATIVAEFGAADATETVTGHGHPDLSYEGDRSMVGRTSDYVDERTVMIEADKAAADFGRRLVTALERGAPLTVTLRVEP from the coding sequence ATGACCGACGAGGCGTCGAGCGGGTCGGACGCGACGACGACCGCGGGTCCCGTTCGCGAGGTGACCGTCCGCGCGTCGGGCCACGAGCACGTCAGCGCCGAGCACGAGAGCACCTTCGAGGTGACCAGCGACGATTGGCTCACGCCCGCGGGCGACTGCATCCTCGCGGTCGAGGCGGACGCCACCCCCGCGGACGTGCCGCGTTCGTTCGTCGAGGCGTGTCGCTCCCGGGAGGCGACGATCGTTGCCGAGTTCGGCGCAGCCGACGCGACCGAGACCGTGACGGGTCACGGCCATCCCGACCTCTCCTACGAGGGCGACCGGAGCATGGTCGGCCGGACGAGCGACTACGTCGACGAGCGGACGGTCATGATCGAGGCGGACAAGGCCGCCGCGGACTTCGGCCGACGACTCGTGACGGCGCTGGAGCGGGGCGCCCCGCTGACAGTGACGCTACGCGTCGAGCCGTAG
- a CDS encoding DUF368 domain-containing protein, giving the protein MGTADAVPGVSGGTIALITGIYDRLIAAVTAASPSLARRALDGLLGDRDELRAVWTAVDGWFLLALGAGIATAILTVTRALHIALETVPVLTYGFFFGLIGASAVVLRGEFRVDTGGRAAAAIGGAALAFVASGQASAALGETALATFFAGAVAVSAMILPGISGSLLLVILGQYDRMTEALSVFVDSLLALATGGPTAAVVETGVPVVAFLAGGVVGLLTVAHAVRAALAARREATLAFLIGLIVGALRAPVVRVGEEVGAWTAAVGGEFVVAAAVGAVLVVGLDRLAGGVDLD; this is encoded by the coding sequence ATGGGGACCGCCGACGCCGTTCCCGGGGTCTCCGGCGGCACGATCGCGTTGATCACCGGGATCTACGATCGCCTCATCGCCGCGGTGACGGCCGCGTCGCCGTCGCTCGCGCGACGCGCGCTCGACGGCCTGCTCGGCGACCGCGACGAGCTGCGCGCGGTCTGGACGGCGGTCGACGGCTGGTTCCTGCTCGCGCTCGGCGCCGGCATCGCCACCGCGATCCTCACCGTGACGCGGGCGTTGCACATCGCGCTGGAGACCGTTCCGGTGCTCACGTACGGCTTCTTCTTCGGCCTCATCGGGGCGTCGGCTGTCGTCCTCCGCGGGGAGTTCCGCGTCGACACCGGCGGTCGGGCCGCAGCTGCGATCGGGGGGGCGGCGCTGGCGTTCGTCGCCTCCGGGCAGGCCTCGGCGGCCCTCGGCGAGACCGCCCTGGCGACGTTCTTCGCGGGGGCGGTCGCGGTCAGCGCGATGATCCTCCCCGGGATCTCGGGGTCGCTCCTGCTCGTCATCCTCGGGCAGTACGACCGCATGACCGAGGCGCTGTCCGTGTTCGTCGATTCGCTGTTGGCGCTCGCGACCGGCGGCCCGACGGCAGCGGTCGTCGAGACCGGCGTCCCGGTCGTCGCGTTCCTCGCGGGCGGCGTCGTCGGACTGCTCACCGTCGCGCACGCGGTCCGAGCGGCGCTGGCGGCGCGGCGCGAGGCGACGCTCGCGTTCCTGATCGGCCTCATCGTCGGGGCGCTCCGGGCGCCGGTCGTCCGCGTCGGCGAGGAGGTCGGCGCGTGGACCGCCGCGGTCGGCGGCGAGTTCGTCGTCGCGGCCGCGGTCGGGGCGGTGCTGGTCGTCGGGCTCGACCGCCTCGCCGGCGGCGTCGACCTGGACTGA